A region of Panicum virgatum strain AP13 chromosome 8N, P.virgatum_v5, whole genome shotgun sequence DNA encodes the following proteins:
- the LOC120685188 gene encoding putative receptor-like protein kinase At4g00960, with product MTVFVLLLLAAGLTAPSPAAADVFCDNVKAVAGALPRNTSASPVHFATSTVGQAPNVVYALSFCRGDIVNDTACAECVANTFARIFRETPPELECFDAASYFLDCPVFYSGHNIINNSTADDDEPFALWNPNNVTGDVRLIVGLIRQLLLETVQMAANAAPLRFATGAMDSGTTFPVVYSIAQCTPDLSAGDCLACLQRLLGMINATMAPRMGAQIHVIRCCFRYESSPFFDSEPMLRIGPKSLAPAPSHPILPTKHKDATDNFSEENKLGQGGFGAVYKGQLPDGLEIAIKRLASHSGQGFTQFRNEVQLIAKLQHRNLVRLLGCCSQEEEKILVYEYLPNKSLDFFIFDQDKRALLDWSKLHAIIEGIAHGLLYLHKHSRLRVIHRDLKPSNILLDGEMNPKISDFGLAKIFSSNNTQGNTTKRVVGTYGYMAPEYASEGIFSIKSDVFSFGVLVLEILSGKRNSGSHQCGDFINLIGYAWQLWEEGRWADLVDASLVPKTHSVEMMKCINIALLCVQENAIDRPTMVDVVAMLSSETMIPAEPKQPAYFNVRVGNEEASITATDSYSINDVTISVTTPR from the exons ATGACCGTCTTCGTCTtgctgctcctcgccgccggcctcacAGCAccgtccccggcggccgccgacgTCTTCTGCGACAACGTCAAGGCCGTCGCCGGTGCGCTGCCCAGGAACACCTCCGCCTCCCCTGTGCACTTCGCCACCTCCACTGTCGGCCAGGCTCCCAACGTCGTCTACGCTCTGTCCTTCTGCCGCGGCGACATCGTCAACGACACCGCCTGCGCCGAATGCGTGGCCAACACCTTCGCGAGGATATTCCGTGAGACGCCGCCGGAGCTGGAGTGCTTCGACGCCGCCTCCTACTTCCTCGACTGCCCCGTCTTCTACTCCggccacaacatcatcaacaacagcacggccgacgacgacgagcccttTGCCCTCTGGAACCCCAACAACGTGACCGGCGACGTCCGCCTCATCGTCGGCCTCATCCGCCAGCTGCTGCTGGAGACTGTGCAGATGGCGGCCAACGCGGCGCCACTGCGGTTCGCCACTGGCGCCATGGACAGCGGCACCACCTTCCCGGTGGTCTACTCCATAGCGCAGTGCACGCCGGACCTGTCCGCCGGCGACTGCCTAGCGTGCCTGCAGCGCCTCCTGGGCATGATCAACGCCACCATGGCTCCGCGCATGGGCGCACAGATCCATGTCATACGCTGCTGTTTCAGGTACGAGTCGTCTCCCTTCTTCGACAGCGAACCGATGCTGAGGATTGGCCCAAAGTCGCTGGCGCCGGCGCCATCACATCCCATCCTCCCGACCAAACACAAGGATGCCACAGACAATTTTTCAGAGGAGAACAAACTTGGGCAAGGTGGTTTTGGCGCTGTCTACAAG GGCCAGCTTCCTGATGGGCTGGAGATAGCAATTAAGAGACTTGCTTCACACTCCGGGCAAGGCTTCACTCAGTTCAGAAATGAAGTCCAGCTCATAGCCAAGCTCCAGCACAGGAATCTTGTGAGGCTATTGGGGTGCTGTTCTCAAGAAGAGGAGAAAATATTGGTCTATGAATACCTGCCAAACAAAAGCTTGGACTTCTTCATATTTG ACCAAGATAAAAGAGCTTTACTGGATTGGTCCAAACTTCACGCAATAATTGAAGGAATAGCACATGGACTTCTTTACCTACACAAGCACTCCCGTTTGCGCGTCATACATAGAGATCTGAAACCAAGCAACATTCTCTTGGATGGCGAAatgaatccaaaaatttcagattttggGCTAGCCAAAATATTCAGCTCAAACAATACTCAAGGAAACACTACAAAAAGAGTGGTTGGCACATA TGGCTATATGGCTCCTGAGTATGCTTCGGAGGGCATCTTCTCTATCAAATCCGATGTGTTCAGCTTTGGTGTTCTTGTTCTTGAGATCCTTAGCGGAAAACGGAACTCCGGAAGCCATCAGTGTGGCGATTTCATTAATCTCATTGGATAT GCATGGCAACTCTGGGAAGAGGGAAGGTGGGCTGACCTTGTTGATGCATCCTTGGTTCCCAAGACTCACTCGGTAGAAATGATGAAGTGCATTAACATTGCACTGTTATGCGTACAAGAGAATGCAATTGACCGACCAACCATGGTAGATGTTGTTGCAATGCTAAGCAGCGAGACTATGATTCCGGCTGAGCCTAAGCAGCCAGCATATTTTAATGTGAGGGTGGGGAATGAAGAGGCATCCATTACTGCAACCGACTCCTATAGTATCAATGATGTGACCATATCTGTCACAACTCCAAGATAG
- the LOC120685189 gene encoding uncharacterized protein LOC120685189, which yields MAPAGTSSSAAAAADGSNAMTYVNAIPELDGNNYGKWYQKLEIALAMINIDLAITTPAPKEPEKPVRAQNEEAATWAIREKNYDSAMTRYDADKTRWNDSNRKCLMVMKGSTSDAIKMAIPDCDTASEYLPKVKSQFTGSSKAYAVILAEQLITKKYTGGGIREHILEMSHMANKLKTMDMPLPEKFIVQLVFKSLPKAFKAFHVNYSAFPEDWGIDKLIGMCVQEEDCLKNSNGGIKYEKDPAKRRKKN from the exons ATGGCACCCGccggcacctcctcctccgcggcagccgccgccgatg GCTCTAATGCTATGACTTATGTGAATGCCATTCCTGAACTGGATGGCAACAACTATGGGAAATGGTACCAGAAATTGGAGATAGCTCTGGCGATGATCAATATAGATTTGGCCATCACAACGCCAGCTCCAAAAGAACCAGAAAAGCCTGTAAGGGCACAGAATGAAGAAGCTGCTACTTGGGCTATCCGAGAGAAGAATTATGACTCTGCTATGACCAGATATGATGCTGACAAGACACGTTGGAACGATTCCAACCGCAAGTGTCTTATGGTCATGAAGGGTTCCACTTCAGATGCCATCAAGATGGCGATCCCAGATTGTGACACCGCTTCAGAATATTTACCAAAGGTGAAGAgtcagtttactggttcttccaAGGCTTATGCTGTCATTCTTGCTGAGCAGCTTATCACCAAGAAATACACTGGTGGTGGCATTAGAGAACATATCTTAGAAATGAGCCACATGGCCAACAAGCTTAAGACAATGGACATGCCTTTGCCAGAAAAGTTCATTGTTCAGCTGGTCTTCAAGTCCCTACCAAAGGCGTTTAAGGCATTTCATGTCAACTATAGCGCTTTTCCAGAAGATTGGGGTATTGACAAGCTGATTGGCATGTGTGTTCAAGAAGAAGATTGCCTTAAGAACTCCAATGGTG ggatcaAGTATGAGAaggaccctgccaagaggcgcaAGAAGAATTAA